A portion of the Sebastes fasciatus isolate fSebFas1 chromosome 2, fSebFas1.pri, whole genome shotgun sequence genome contains these proteins:
- the LOC141760891 gene encoding troponin T, fast skeletal muscle isoforms-like isoform X2 translates to MSVVFINGLLRHPPSSRWFGACCVPLAQEEVVEVEVAPEAEAQVEAEPEVEPEPEPEPEEVVQQEEDGYEEEEEKPKFKPPKIPDGEKMDFDDLQKKRQNKDLIELQSLIDAHFECRKKEEEELIGLKERIEKRRHERAEQQRIRSEKDKERQARREAERQRKEDADAHRKAEDESKKKIALSSMGSGYSSHLQKVEQKRGKKQTEREKKKKIMADRCKPLSVDGFSEDKLREKAKELWEWLHSLEEIKYDHCDKLKRQRYEVISLRNRIDELQKHSKKGAASRRRK, encoded by the exons ATGTCTGTGGTCTTCATTAACGGCCTTCTTCGACACCCTCCCTCTTCCCGGTGGTTTGGTGCATGCTGCGTGCCCCTAGCCCAGGAGgaggtagtagaagtagaagtagccCCTGAGGCGGAGGCCCAGGTAGAAGCAGAGCCAGAGGTAGAgcctgaaccagaaccagagccAGAGGAGGTGGTGCAGCAGGAGGAAG ACGGCTATGAAGAGGAAG AGGAAAAGCCAAAGTTCAA ACCTCCGAAGATCCCcgatggagagaaaatggacTTTGAT GACCTCCAGAAGAAACGTCAGAACAAAGACCTGATTGAGCTGCAGTCGCTGATCGACGCTCACTTCGAGTgcaggaagaaggaggaggaggaactcATTGGTCTCAAAGAAAGAATT GAGAAGCGTCGCCATGAGCGGGCCGAGCAGCAGAGGATTCGTTCTGAGAAGGATAAAGAGCGGCAAGCCAGGCGGGAG GCTGAGCGGCAGAGAAAGGAGGACGCTGACGCCCACAGAAAGGCTGAGGATGAATCCAAGAAGAAGATAGCGTTGAGCAGCATGGGATCAGGCTACAGCAGCCACCTGCAGAAG GTCGAGCAGAAGAGAGGCAAGAAGCAGACtgaaagagaaaagaagaagaagatcatGGCAGACAGATGCAAACCCCTGAGCGTTGACGGTTTCAGCGAGGACAAACTGAG GGAAAAGGCGAAGGAGCTGTGGGAATGGCTGCACAGCCTGGAGGAAATTAAATACGACCACTGTGACAAGCTCAAGAGACAGAGATATGAG
- the LOC141760891 gene encoding troponin T, fast skeletal muscle isoforms-like isoform X1, which produces MSVVFINGLLRHPPSSRWFGACCVPLAQEEVVEVEVAPEAEAQVEAEPEVEPEPEPEPEEVVQQEEDGYEEEVDEGDQDEEKPKFKPPKIPDGEKMDFDDLQKKRQNKDLIELQSLIDAHFECRKKEEEELIGLKERIEKRRHERAEQQRIRSEKDKERQARREAERQRKEDADAHRKAEDESKKKIALSSMGSGYSSHLQKVEQKRGKKQTEREKKKKIMADRCKPLSVDGFSEDKLREKAKELWEWLHSLEEIKYDHCDKLKRQRYEVISLRNRIDELQKHSKKGAASRRRK; this is translated from the exons ATGTCTGTGGTCTTCATTAACGGCCTTCTTCGACACCCTCCCTCTTCCCGGTGGTTTGGTGCATGCTGCGTGCCCCTAGCCCAGGAGgaggtagtagaagtagaagtagccCCTGAGGCGGAGGCCCAGGTAGAAGCAGAGCCAGAGGTAGAgcctgaaccagaaccagagccAGAGGAGGTGGTGCAGCAGGAGGAAG ACGGCTATGAAGAGGAAG TGGACGAGGGAGATCAAGATG AGGAAAAGCCAAAGTTCAA ACCTCCGAAGATCCCcgatggagagaaaatggacTTTGAT GACCTCCAGAAGAAACGTCAGAACAAAGACCTGATTGAGCTGCAGTCGCTGATCGACGCTCACTTCGAGTgcaggaagaaggaggaggaggaactcATTGGTCTCAAAGAAAGAATT GAGAAGCGTCGCCATGAGCGGGCCGAGCAGCAGAGGATTCGTTCTGAGAAGGATAAAGAGCGGCAAGCCAGGCGGGAG GCTGAGCGGCAGAGAAAGGAGGACGCTGACGCCCACAGAAAGGCTGAGGATGAATCCAAGAAGAAGATAGCGTTGAGCAGCATGGGATCAGGCTACAGCAGCCACCTGCAGAAG GTCGAGCAGAAGAGAGGCAAGAAGCAGACtgaaagagaaaagaagaagaagatcatGGCAGACAGATGCAAACCCCTGAGCGTTGACGGTTTCAGCGAGGACAAACTGAG GGAAAAGGCGAAGGAGCTGTGGGAATGGCTGCACAGCCTGGAGGAAATTAAATACGACCACTGTGACAAGCTCAAGAGACAGAGATATGAG
- the LOC141760891 gene encoding troponin T, fast skeletal muscle isoforms-like isoform X3: protein MSVVFINGLLRHPPSSRWFGACCVPLAQEEVVEVEVAPEAEAQVEAEPEVEPEPEPEPEEVVQQEEEEKPKFKPPKIPDGEKMDFDDLQKKRQNKDLIELQSLIDAHFECRKKEEEELIGLKERIEKRRHERAEQQRIRSEKDKERQARREAERQRKEDADAHRKAEDESKKKIALSSMGSGYSSHLQKVEQKRGKKQTEREKKKKIMADRCKPLSVDGFSEDKLREKAKELWEWLHSLEEIKYDHCDKLKRQRYEVISLRNRIDELQKHSKKGAASRRRK from the exons ATGTCTGTGGTCTTCATTAACGGCCTTCTTCGACACCCTCCCTCTTCCCGGTGGTTTGGTGCATGCTGCGTGCCCCTAGCCCAGGAGgaggtagtagaagtagaagtagccCCTGAGGCGGAGGCCCAGGTAGAAGCAGAGCCAGAGGTAGAgcctgaaccagaaccagagccAGAGGAGGTGGTGCAGCAGGAGGAAG AGGAAAAGCCAAAGTTCAA ACCTCCGAAGATCCCcgatggagagaaaatggacTTTGAT GACCTCCAGAAGAAACGTCAGAACAAAGACCTGATTGAGCTGCAGTCGCTGATCGACGCTCACTTCGAGTgcaggaagaaggaggaggaggaactcATTGGTCTCAAAGAAAGAATT GAGAAGCGTCGCCATGAGCGGGCCGAGCAGCAGAGGATTCGTTCTGAGAAGGATAAAGAGCGGCAAGCCAGGCGGGAG GCTGAGCGGCAGAGAAAGGAGGACGCTGACGCCCACAGAAAGGCTGAGGATGAATCCAAGAAGAAGATAGCGTTGAGCAGCATGGGATCAGGCTACAGCAGCCACCTGCAGAAG GTCGAGCAGAAGAGAGGCAAGAAGCAGACtgaaagagaaaagaagaagaagatcatGGCAGACAGATGCAAACCCCTGAGCGTTGACGGTTTCAGCGAGGACAAACTGAG GGAAAAGGCGAAGGAGCTGTGGGAATGGCTGCACAGCCTGGAGGAAATTAAATACGACCACTGTGACAAGCTCAAGAGACAGAGATATGAG